The following are encoded together in the Lactuca sativa cultivar Salinas chromosome 1, Lsat_Salinas_v11, whole genome shotgun sequence genome:
- the LOC111921397 gene encoding protein DETOXIFICATION 24, which produces MDNGIQTKLLRHDEEENEGDLKERVWAESKKIWRVALPGVISRVCAFGTIVVTQSFIGHISDMDLAAYALVQTLSVRFVNGILLGMSSATETLCGQAFGAGQHHMMGIYLQRSWIVDFFTLTVLLPIFIFATQLYRLIGEDEGIAVAGGYVSLWFIPFVYNFVFSLTIQMFLQAQLKNMVIAWLSIFQFGIHIPLSWLLVYKLGYGLPGAMIALSTSSWFLVIGEFIYIFGGWCPLSWKGFTVAAFKDLVPVVKLSIASGVMVCLELWYNAVLVLLAGYMANAEVAISAFSICLNINAWEFMISLGFLGSAVVRVANELGRGNAKATKFSIKVLLGTSIAIGTFFFVLCLIFGKKIAYFFTDDERVADTVEDLSLLLSFSVLLNSIYPVLSGVAVGAGMQGTVAIINLVCYYVIGIPMGALLGYLTDLQVKGIWIGMIGGIITQTLALIYLTWRTDWDDQVKKAGERLNRFYVKSSDESEQLSK; this is translated from the exons ATGGATAATGGAATTCAAACAAAGCTACTTAGACATGATGAAGAGGAGAATGAAGGTGACTTGAAAGAGAGGGTATGGGCCGAATCGAAAAAGATTTGGAGGGTTGCATTACCCGGTGTAATATCGAGGGTTTGTGCATTTGGAACTATTGTTGTGACTCAATCATTCATTGGCCATATAAGTGACATGGATCTTGCTGCCTATGCACTTGTCCAAACCCTAAGTGTTCGGTTTGTCAATGGAATACTT TTGGGAATGTCAAGTGCAACCGAAACCCTATGTGGTCAAGCATTCGGGGCGGGTCAACACCACATGATGGGCATTTACTTGCAAAGATCATGGATCGTTGACTTCTTCACTTTAACAGTTTTACTCCCAATTTTCATCTTCGCTACACAATTATACAGACTCATCGGAGAAGACGAAGGCATAGCTGTAGCCGGTGGCTACGTATCTCTCTGGTTCATCCCCTTCGTCTACAACTTCGTCTTCAGCTTAACGATTCAAATGTTTCTACAAGCTCAATTAAAGAACATGGTGATCGCATGGCTTTCAATTTTCCAATTCGGGATTCATATTCCATTATCATGGCTTTTGGTGTATAAATTAGGGTATGGACTTCCTGGAGCCATGATTGCTTTGTCGACTTCTTCTTGGTTTCTTGTCATCGGAGAATTTATCTACATTTTTGGTGGGTGGTGCCCGCTTTCATGGAAAGGGTTTACAGTTGCTGCGTTTAAAGATTTGGTCCCTGTTGTGAAGCTTTCGATAGCTTCTGGTGTTATGGTGTG TTTGGAGCTATGGTACAATGCTGTGCTAGTCTTACTTGCGGGATACATGGCAAATGCAGAAGTTGCCATTTCTGCCTTTTCCATATG CTTGAACATCAATGCATGGGAGTTTATGATAAGTCTCGGCTTCTTAGGATCTGCAGT tgTGCGGGTTGCAAATGAACTTGGAAGAGGAAATGCTAAAGCTACAAAGTTCTCGATTAAAGTGTTGTTGGGAACTTCTATCGCGATTGGAACATTCTTTTTTGTTCTTTGCTTGATTTTTGGCAAAAAAATCGCCTACTTCTTTACAGATGATGAACGAGTTGCAGACACTGTTGAGGATCTTTCTTTATTACTTTCGTTTTCCGTGTTGCTGAACAGCATTTATCCAGTTCTTTCAG GCGTGGCTGTTGGAGCTGGAATGCAGGGTACTGTAGCAATCATCAACCTCGTTTGCTATTACGTGATTGGTATTCCAATGGGAGCTTTGTTAGGATATTTAACTGATCTTCAAGTAAAG GGTATATGGATTGGAATGATTGGTGGCATTATAACTCAAACACTTGCACTTATATACTTGACATGGAGGACAGACTGGGATGATCAG GTTAAGAAAGCTGGCGAACGGTTGAATCGGTTTTACGTGAAATCTTCAGACGAATCTGAGCAGCTTTCTAAATAA